The proteins below are encoded in one region of Apium graveolens cultivar Ventura chromosome 4, ASM990537v1, whole genome shotgun sequence:
- the LOC141719699 gene encoding uncharacterized protein LOC141719699: protein MYKPESSGRILKWTVELGQFEVDYKPRTAIKGQALADFVLEFPPHQEVELGALVVVPSTEEVALESQNSAPWWSLFMDGASNRDGAGAGIELISPEMHKIRRATHLAFHATNNDAEYEALIKGLKLALEMKINGGYQAKGPRTELYLKCTQRIIARFNEVRLKLIPRGQNEGADELAKLGSHREATLIGAVPLNIQRQPSVPEHEVVSLSDDLGPTWMTPILTYIKEGSLPDEKNEARRIRYKAARYVIYDGILYRRGFSVPFLNPVASLTSLMSPWPFSIWGIDLIGELPKARGGVKYTVVAVDYFTKWAEVEPLASITEKKLREFVHRAIVCRYGIPYKLIYDNGKQFDSKEMREFCEQLGIQKSFSTVCHPQSNGKTEVVNKIIKHTLKANLEEKKGTWPEDHAQVL from the exons ATGTATAAACCGGAGTCTTCTGGTCGAATACTGAAATGGACGGTTGAGCTCGGCCAATtcgaggtggattataagccaagGACCGCGATCAAAGGCCAAGCCCTGGCTGATTTTGTGCTGGAATTTCCTCCACATCAAGAAGTGGAGCTGGGAGCCCTTGTTGTCGTACCTAGCACAGAAGAAGTCGCGCTGGAGAGCCAAAATAGTGCCCCATGGTGGAGCCTATTTATGGATGGAGCCTCTAATAGGGATGGTGCAGGAGCTGGAATTGAGTTAATCAGCCCGGAGATGCACAAGATCAGACGCGCGACCCATCTGGCCTTTCAtgcaaccaacaatgatgctgaaTATGAGGCCCTGATCAAAGGTCTCAAGCTAGCTTTGGAAATGAAG ATAAACGGAGGGTATCAAGCTAAGGGGCCGAGAACAGAGCTTTACCTGAAGTGTACGCAGAGGATAATCGCGAGGTTCAACGAGGTGAGGCTGAAACTAATCCCGCGTGGGCAGAATGAAGGTGCGGATGAGCTAGCTAAGCTCGGCTCACACCGTGAGGCCACTCTGATAGGGGCCGTGCCCCTTAACATACAGAGGCAGCCTAGTGTGCCCGAGCACGAGGTGGTCAGCCTCAGTGATGACCTCGGCCCCACATGGATGACACCTATCTTAACATACATAAAGGAAGGTTCACTTCCGGACGAAAAGAATGAGGCAAGGAGGATAAGATACAAAGCAGCCCGCTATGTGATATATGATGGGATCCTATACAGAAGAGGGTTCAGTGTGCCTTTTCTCAA CCCCGTGGCCTCTCtcacatccctcatgagcccTTGGCCCTTCTCTATATGGGGAATTGATCTGATTGGGGAACTCCCGAAGGCCAGGGGAGGTGTCAAGTATACGGTTGTTGCGGTAGACTACTTCACTAAGTGGGCAGAGGTCGAGCCTCTAGCTAGTATCACGGAAAAAAAGCTCAGGGAGTTTGTACACAGGGCTATTGTGTGCCGCTATGGCATCCCTTACAAGTTGATATATGACAATGGGAAACAATTCGATAGCAAGGAAATGCGAGAATTTTGTGAGCAGCTGGGGATTCAGAAGAGCTTTAGCACAGTTTGCCACCCCCAGAGTAACGGAAAGACGGAGgttgttaataaaatcattaagcatACCTTGAAGGCAAATCTTGAAGAGAAGAAAGGGACATGGCCAGAAGATCACGCCCAGGTCCTATGA